The following coding sequences lie in one Mucilaginibacter sp. KACC 22773 genomic window:
- a CDS encoding acetate/propionate family kinase, producing the protein MAVSLNTFLLTINCGSSSLKFSLYHTGSLQQELLGSVNAIGSASSKLVINKQEQALPDHPAGFKNLDTAVKAVIRWVKKSPYNNRLLAIGHRLVQGGPNHRAPQLITDDLLKTLHQYIYLAPNHLPDEIKAIKAFQQAFAQLPQVACFDTAFHADMPDEAKYYPLPDKYREQGLLHYGFHGLSYQYIMQKLAADGINVNKQNIIIAHLGNGASMAAVKNGISVETTMGLSPIGGLVMGTRSGDLDPGVVLFLLKQGRLTTTQLDTLLSKQSGLKAIAGKNDVQELLGLAAHDAKARAAITTFCYQARKFIGSLAAAMGGLDLLVFTGGIGEHSAAIRERICRDLDFLGIRIDEKLNNHHNENISSPTGKVKVMVLKTNEEAMIAQHTQTIILKQNSPWKPKF; encoded by the coding sequence ATGGCGGTCTCCTTAAATACTTTTCTGTTAACCATTAATTGCGGTTCATCAAGCCTTAAATTTAGTTTGTACCATACGGGTTCGCTGCAGCAGGAGTTATTGGGCAGTGTAAACGCTATTGGCAGTGCATCAAGCAAACTTGTGATAAACAAGCAGGAACAAGCGCTGCCCGACCACCCCGCCGGATTTAAAAACCTGGATACAGCAGTAAAAGCCGTAATCCGTTGGGTTAAAAAAAGCCCATACAACAATAGGCTGCTGGCCATAGGGCACCGATTGGTGCAGGGCGGGCCAAACCACCGGGCACCGCAACTCATAACAGACGATTTACTGAAAACCCTGCACCAATATATTTACCTGGCGCCTAACCACCTGCCCGATGAAATAAAAGCTATCAAAGCATTCCAACAAGCTTTTGCGCAGTTGCCACAGGTAGCCTGCTTTGATACGGCCTTCCACGCTGATATGCCGGATGAAGCTAAATATTACCCCCTGCCCGATAAATACCGGGAACAAGGCCTGCTGCATTATGGCTTTCATGGCCTTTCGTACCAATACATTATGCAAAAACTGGCCGCCGATGGTATTAATGTGAATAAACAAAATATCATTATAGCTCATTTGGGCAATGGCGCCAGCATGGCCGCTGTAAAAAATGGTATTAGCGTAGAAACTACCATGGGCCTTAGCCCTATTGGCGGCCTGGTAATGGGTACCCGTTCCGGTGATCTTGACCCCGGCGTTGTGCTGTTCCTGCTGAAACAAGGGCGGCTCACTACTACACAGCTGGATACTTTACTTAGTAAACAATCTGGGTTAAAGGCCATTGCCGGCAAAAACGATGTGCAGGAATTGCTGGGCCTGGCTGCCCATGACGCCAAAGCCCGCGCGGCCATTACCACATTTTGTTACCAGGCACGCAAGTTTATCGGTTCGCTGGCAGCGGCGATGGGCGGGTTAGACCTGCTGGTTTTTACCGGCGGCATAGGCGAGCATTCGGCCGCTATCAGGGAACGGATTTGCCGCGACCTGGATTTTTTAGGCATCCGCATCGACGAAAAATTGAACAACCATCACAACGAAAACATATCGTCACCAACAGGCAAGGTAAAGGTTATGGTACTAAAAACCAATGAAGAAGCAATGATTGCACAACATACACAAACCATTATTTTAAAACAAAACTCACCATGGAAACCGAAATTTTAG
- a CDS encoding MFS transporter: MSVLKPRLSFWQIINMNVGFFGIQYSFGLQQTAINPLYTFLHARPEDLPLLNLAGPMTGLLIQPLIGALSDRTWHPRWGRRKPFFLVGAIFCSLCLFAFPFSRALWMAVGLLWILDAANNTAMEPYRAFIADKLPEKQRAFGFLTQSFFTGLGITLANLSLGFFKNIISGSTKTSDGQSGIPYWVFGSFFVGAICSIVSVIWSVTTTPEIPPTEAELAELRSRKRGLFEPVKEIFAAIKDMPGTMWKLALVYLFQWYAMFCYWQFVSLSIAKSVFHTTPDGNKELYEQAVVWAGKVNGFYNIVTFCSAFGLVWLAHKFSAKYVHIGCLLMAGAALLIFPHLTDRNLLFAPMVGFGIAWASMMGVPYIMVIGSIPKERYGVYMGIINMMIVIPMILQTISFGFIYKNFLGDNPLNAITFAGVLLLIAAAATIRIKKDTITDDVIVPAGAVH; this comes from the coding sequence ATGTCCGTTTTAAAACCCCGTTTAAGTTTCTGGCAAATCATTAACATGAATGTCGGTTTTTTTGGTATCCAGTATAGTTTCGGGCTTCAGCAAACGGCTATAAACCCGTTGTATACTTTTTTGCACGCCCGGCCCGAAGACCTGCCACTGCTCAATTTAGCAGGGCCAATGACAGGTTTGCTCATCCAGCCACTTATTGGTGCACTGAGCGACAGGACATGGCACCCGCGCTGGGGCCGGCGTAAGCCTTTCTTTTTAGTAGGCGCCATTTTTTGCAGCCTTTGCCTGTTTGCATTCCCCTTTAGCCGGGCGCTATGGATGGCGGTTGGTTTACTATGGATATTAGACGCAGCCAATAATACCGCCATGGAACCTTACCGGGCTTTTATTGCCGATAAACTGCCCGAAAAGCAACGGGCCTTTGGCTTTTTAACACAAAGTTTTTTTACCGGCCTGGGTATTACCCTGGCCAACTTATCCCTTGGCTTTTTTAAAAATATCATATCGGGCAGTACAAAAACCAGCGATGGGCAGTCAGGTATCCCCTACTGGGTTTTCGGGTCGTTTTTTGTGGGTGCCATCTGCTCTATCGTTTCGGTCATCTGGTCGGTAACCACTACGCCCGAGATCCCGCCTACCGAAGCAGAATTGGCCGAACTAAGGAGCAGGAAGAGAGGCCTTTTCGAACCGGTAAAAGAAATTTTTGCAGCTATTAAAGATATGCCTGGCACTATGTGGAAACTGGCATTGGTGTACCTGTTTCAATGGTATGCCATGTTTTGCTACTGGCAGTTTGTATCGTTAAGTATAGCTAAATCGGTATTTCATACCACGCCCGATGGTAACAAAGAGTTGTATGAGCAGGCCGTAGTATGGGCGGGCAAGGTAAACGGATTTTATAATATAGTTACCTTTTGTTCGGCGTTTGGTTTGGTTTGGCTTGCACACAAGTTCAGCGCCAAGTACGTGCATATTGGTTGTCTGCTGATGGCCGGTGCCGCCTTGCTGATATTCCCGCACCTTACCGACAGAAATTTGCTTTTTGCACCAATGGTGGGTTTTGGCATAGCCTGGGCCAGCATGATGGGCGTACCTTACATTATGGTAATAGGCAGCATCCCCAAAGAGCGTTATGGCGTTTACATGGGCATCATCAACATGATGATTGTTATACCTATGATATTACAAACCATCAGTTTTGGCTTTATTTATAAAAATTTCCTGGGCGATAACCCCTTAAATGCCATCACTTTTGCAGGGGTGCTATTATTAATTGCAGCCGCAGCAACCATACGCATTAAAAAAGATACCATTACAGATGATGTGATAGTACCAGCCGGAGCAGTGCATTAA
- a CDS encoding alpha-amylase family protein, with protein MYNHQLHQQVNSILNQYKLDIAGTDNAFYIRLMTSADTIQDLYKEIYGSHPAAAPVFEQLFLNIIKAYSKRPAAFKNKDEAKAAEGNWFLSNQITGMSLYVDRFCGTLGNLGNKLAYFEKLGVNFLHLMPLFESPPAASDGGYAVSDFRKIDERFGSLADLKRLRRKMDTKQMYLMTDIVLNHTSNQHEWALKAKNGDPKYQDYFYMYDDRAIPDQYDQSMPEIFPESSPGNFTYVPECNKWVMTVFHHYQWDLNYANPAVFLEMLDIVLFYANLGVDILRIDAPAFIWKQLGTNCQNLPQAHALLRLIKQCVLVASPGMALLGEAIVAPAEIMKYFGSGRFAAKECDFAYNATQMALQWDMLATGDTRVMLAAQNQLQQKPYGASWITYTRCHDDIGLGYDDEMIRRAGYDPYRHRRFLQDYYTGNFVSSPSAGALFSANPQTGDARISGSLASLCGLEKAIQRNDTGAINTAIQKILLMQAHSFFLGGIPMIFYGDEAGYTNDYSYLTDETKSYDNRWMHRPVIDWHKNELINTPGTVENIIFSGTQKLISIRKKLPAVADHNNLAWFKPYNIHVAGYARTYENKTFYGVFNFSNEVCYLAWAAFGLNEGTTTQLTDHWTGIEYDIAGSGGYLIIEPFGFHLMEVL; from the coding sequence GTGTACAACCATCAATTACATCAGCAGGTTAACAGTATTTTAAACCAATACAAACTTGATATAGCCGGCACCGACAATGCATTTTACATACGGCTGATGACCAGCGCCGATACCATCCAGGACCTTTATAAGGAGATCTACGGCAGCCACCCGGCCGCTGCACCTGTGTTTGAACAACTGTTCTTAAATATCATCAAAGCCTATTCAAAAAGGCCGGCGGCGTTTAAAAATAAAGATGAAGCAAAAGCTGCAGAGGGCAACTGGTTTTTAAGCAACCAAATTACCGGCATGAGTTTATATGTCGACAGGTTTTGCGGCACATTAGGCAACCTGGGCAATAAACTGGCCTATTTTGAAAAACTGGGGGTAAACTTTTTGCACCTGATGCCCCTGTTTGAAAGCCCGCCGGCTGCAAGCGATGGCGGGTACGCGGTATCCGATTTCAGGAAGATAGATGAACGGTTTGGATCATTGGCCGATTTAAAACGGCTGCGACGGAAGATGGACACCAAACAAATGTACCTCATGACGGATATTGTGCTTAACCATACATCCAACCAGCATGAATGGGCGTTAAAGGCAAAAAATGGCGACCCTAAATACCAGGACTATTTTTACATGTATGATGACAGGGCAATTCCAGATCAATACGACCAAAGCATGCCCGAAATTTTTCCGGAAAGCTCACCCGGGAATTTTACTTACGTGCCGGAGTGTAATAAATGGGTAATGACGGTTTTTCATCACTACCAATGGGATTTAAATTATGCCAATCCGGCTGTGTTCCTGGAGATGCTGGATATCGTACTTTTTTATGCCAACCTGGGTGTAGATATTCTGCGGATTGACGCACCCGCGTTTATCTGGAAGCAATTGGGCACCAATTGCCAAAACCTGCCGCAGGCACATGCCTTGTTGCGCCTTATTAAGCAATGCGTATTGGTAGCCTCGCCCGGGATGGCGCTGCTTGGTGAAGCCATTGTGGCCCCCGCCGAGATTATGAAGTACTTTGGCAGTGGCCGGTTTGCCGCCAAAGAATGTGATTTTGCTTATAACGCCACCCAAATGGCACTACAGTGGGATATGCTGGCCACCGGCGATACCCGTGTAATGCTTGCAGCGCAAAATCAATTGCAACAAAAACCATACGGCGCCTCTTGGATTACTTATACCAGGTGCCATGACGATATTGGTTTAGGTTACGATGATGAAATGATCAGGAGGGCTGGTTATGACCCGTACCGCCATCGCCGGTTTTTGCAGGATTATTATACAGGCAATTTTGTATCGAGCCCATCCGCAGGCGCTTTATTTTCGGCCAACCCCCAAACCGGCGATGCCCGCATCAGCGGTTCGCTGGCTTCATTATGCGGCCTTGAAAAGGCAATACAACGTAACGATACAGGAGCAATAAACACGGCCATTCAAAAAATTTTACTGATGCAGGCGCACAGCTTTTTTCTTGGCGGCATACCCATGATTTTTTATGGTGATGAAGCCGGCTATACAAACGACTACTCCTATTTAACCGATGAGACTAAAAGTTATGATAACCGGTGGATGCACCGCCCGGTAATTGACTGGCATAAAAACGAGCTTATAAACACCCCCGGAACAGTTGAAAATATTATTTTTTCGGGCACTCAAAAGTTAATCTCCATCCGCAAAAAATTACCGGCCGTGGCCGATCATAATAACCTGGCTTGGTTTAAGCCATATAACATTCATGTGGCAGGCTACGCCAGGACTTATGAAAACAAAACCTTTTACGGTGTATTTAATTTCAGTAACGAGGTATGCTATCTTGCATGGGCGGCTTTCGGGTTAAATGAGGGTACTACAACACAGCTAACTGACCATTGGACCGGCATTGAATACGACATCGCCGGTAGTGGGGGATACCTGATTATCGAGCCCTTTGGTTTTCATTTAATGGAGGTTTTATAA
- a CDS encoding universal stress protein produces MKTLLIPTDFSDSARHAAEYGYYLAKQMRANVLLCNAVIVPAEMPQAGFTGWPIEENELLIDDSTVELQRLKAHLELTDQTDTFRPEVGYVNEAGRVTDVVNANCATADVGLVVIGRHGNSGWGGFLLANHCSALIDAAKKPLLVVPPEAGVRMVKKIAFATDFNKIGKDMKSIYKLITLARQLNAEILLTHVYTDKHHSAALQLLIDQLLTELSNKADYPHIYYRALEDTNAEKGLTWLCEHGQVDILAMNHGPYSFIDDILSLSHTKKMAAHLSVPLLVFRA; encoded by the coding sequence ATGAAAACATTATTAATTCCTACCGATTTTTCAGACAGCGCCCGGCATGCAGCCGAATATGGCTATTACCTGGCTAAACAAATGAGGGCAAATGTATTGCTGTGCAATGCAGTAATTGTACCGGCAGAAATGCCGCAAGCGGGATTTACAGGCTGGCCGATAGAAGAAAATGAATTGCTGATAGATGATAGTACCGTTGAATTACAGCGTTTAAAAGCCCATCTTGAACTTACTGACCAAACAGACACCTTCAGGCCCGAGGTTGGTTATGTAAATGAAGCAGGCCGGGTTACTGATGTAGTGAACGCAAACTGCGCAACCGCCGATGTTGGCCTTGTTGTTATCGGCAGGCATGGTAATAGCGGGTGGGGCGGCTTTTTATTAGCAAACCATTGCAGCGCCCTCATTGATGCAGCTAAGAAGCCACTCTTGGTCGTTCCGCCCGAGGCGGGTGTAAGGATGGTGAAAAAGATCGCTTTCGCTACTGATTTTAACAAAATCGGGAAAGACATGAAATCTATATATAAACTTATAACATTGGCCAGGCAGCTTAATGCCGAAATTCTGTTAACCCATGTTTATACCGATAAGCACCATTCTGCGGCACTTCAGTTGCTGATAGATCAGTTGCTCACCGAACTATCTAACAAAGCCGATTATCCCCACATTTATTACCGTGCGCTGGAGGATACCAATGCCGAAAAAGGCCTTACCTGGCTATGTGAGCATGGGCAGGTAGATATCCTGGCTATGAACCATGGCCCCTATAGTTTTATTGATGATATTTTAAGCTTAAGCCATACGAAAAAAATGGCTGCCCACCTTTCGGTCCCTTTACTGGTTTTCCGGGCGTAA